CGGGGTACTCCGCGCGGGACTCGAGGTACTCCCGGGCGACGCGGGCGCCGGCCTCGGGGTGGAGGTCCTGGTCGGTTTCGAGTTTCGCGACGTCGTGAAAGAGCGCGGCGACGCGGGTGATGTCGACGTCGGCGCCTTCCTTCCGGGCGATCTCTTCGGAGAGTTCGACGACGTTGAGGATGTGGTTGTGGCGATACTCCGCGGAGTGCCACGGGTACCAGCGCATGCGACCGCCTTCCTCTTCTTTCTCGACGCTTGCTGCGAGGTACTCGAAGACGAACTCCCGCATCGCTTCGAACTCGGCGTCGGTTACTCTGGATTCTTTTATTTCGACGCCCATGAGAGATCCCTCCGCAATAGATGTACGATAGTCATTGGGTGAATGTAAGCCGGTTTCGCTCTTAGGCCT
This genomic window from Natronococcus occultus SP4 contains:
- a CDS encoding HD domain-containing protein — encoded protein: MGVEIKESRVTDAEFEAMREFVFEYLAASVEKEEEGGRMRWYPWHSAEYRHNHILNVVELSEEIARKEGADVDITRVAALFHDVAKLETDQDLHPEAGARVAREYLESRAEYPDSFIDQVCRAVEQHAYQGDLNDVSLETQCLIEADLLDKIGANGTALMLLRMGYEARTHMETDEMVERVLERGYDAASRVQSDTAEGIAHQRLKRVKWFREWLEDEIAAMG